The following are encoded together in the Glycine soja cultivar W05 chromosome 5, ASM419377v2, whole genome shotgun sequence genome:
- the LOC114411985 gene encoding galactinol--sucrose galactosyltransferase-like, whose translation MPLSHSPSPSMAPSLTAKQEAALLNANPHLSIKLQSSTFFANNHPILTQVPPNITTTTPPPHDASTTPAGCFVGFSADEARSRHVISLGKLRGIRFTSIFRFKLWWSTHWSGSNGRDVENETQMMILQNDAVEGRPYVLLLPLLEGPFRASLQPGLHDDVDICMESGSARVTKSRFRTSVYMHVHDDPFTLIDEALKVIRVYLGTFRLMEEKTVPGIIDKFGWCTWDAFYLNVHPEGVREGIKGLVEGGCPPGLVLIDDGWQTFCRDDETVSDGGSLNCSVPGEQMLNRLIKFEENGKFKEYKCGREGNKGMGAFVRELKEEFSGLEYVYVWHAFCGYWGGVRPKVPGMPEATVVPTKLSPGAEMTMTDQAVVKIMEIGVGLVPPHRAHELYEGLHSHLESVGIDGVKIDVTHILEMLSEEYGGRVELAKAYYKALTASVRKHFKGNGVISSMQQCNDFMFLGTETISLGRVGDDFWCTDPAGDPNGTYWLQGCHMVHCAYNSLWMGNFIHPDWDMFQSDHACAEFHAASRAISGGPIYVSDSVGKHNFKLLKKLVLPDGSILRCQHYALPTRDCLFVDPLHDGKTMLKIWNLNKCSGVLGLFNCQGGGWCPVTRRNKSSSDYSHSVTCFASPQDIEWGKGKHPVCIKGVDVFAVYMFKDDKLKLLKYTESVEVSLEPFSCELLTVSPVVILPRKSIQFAPIGLVNMLNSGGSIMSLEFDQQENLARIGVRGHGEMRVFASEKPESVKIDGESVEFDYVDRTVRLQVSWPCSSRLSVVEYLF comes from the exons ATGCCTCTCTCACACTCTCCTTCCCCTTCCATGGCGCCAAGCCTAACCGCCAAGCAAGAAGCGGCGCTTCTCAACGCTAATCCACACTTATCCATAAAACTCCAATCCTCAACTTTCTTCGCTAACAACCACCCAATCCTCACCCAAGTCCCACCTAACATAACAACAACCACTCCACCGCCCCACGATGCTTCCACCACCCCCGCCGGATGCTTCGTCGGTTTCTCCGCCGACGAGGCACGCAGCCGGCACGTGATCTCCCTCGGCAAACTGAGGGGTATCAGATTCACGAGCATTTTCCGCTTCAAGCTCTGGTGGAGCACCCACTGGTCCGGCAGCAACGGCCGCGACGTGGAGAACGAAACCCAAATGATGATCCTCCAAAACGACGCCGTCGAGGGCCGACCCTACGTCCTCCTCCTCCCACTCCTCGAAGGACCCTTCCGAGCCTCGCTCCAACCCGGCCTCCACGACGACGTGGACATCTGCATGGAGAGCGGCTCCGCACGTGTCACCAAGTCACGCTTCCGAACCTCCGTCTACATGCACGTGCACGACGATCCTTTTACTCTAATCGACGAAGCGCTGAAAGTAATCCGAGTCTATCTGGGAACGTTTag GTTAATGGAAGAGAAAACCGTGCCGGGGATTATTGACAAGTTCGGGTGGTGCACGTGGGACGCGTTTTACCTTAACGTGCACCCGGAGGGGGTGCGGGAAGGAATTAAGGGCCTGGTGGAGGGAGGGTGTCCTCCGGGGTTGGTACTGATCGACGACGGTTGGCAAACATTTTGCCGTGACGACGAAACCGTGAGCGACGGGGGGAGTTTAAATTGCTCTGTGCCGGGGGAGCAGATGCTGAATAGGTTGATAAAATTTGAAGAGAATGGCAAGTTTAAGGAGTATAAGTGTGGGAGGGAGGGTAATAAGGGTATGGGTGCGTTTGTGAGGGAGTTGAAGGAGGAATTTAGTGGGTTGGAGTATGTATATGTGTGGCATGCGTTTTGTGGGTACTGGGGAGGGGTTAGGCCTAAGGTGCCGGGGATGCCGGAGGCCACGGTGGTTCCGACCAAGTTGTCTCCCGGAGCGGAGATGACTATGACGGACCAGGCGGTGGTGAAGATCATGGAGATTGGGGTGGGGTTGGTGCCACCGCATCGGGCGCATGAGTTGTACGAGGGGCTTCACTCTCATCTGGAATCGGTGGGAATTGATGGTGTCAAGATTGATGTCACGCat ATTCTAGAGATGCTATCGGAGGAATATGGTGGTCGTGTCGAACTCGCTAAAGCATATTACAAAGCACTCACTGCTTCCGTGAGGAAGCATTTCAAAGGCAATGGTGTCATTTCAAGCATGCAGCAGTGCAATGATTTCATGTTCCTTGGTACGGAAACCATATCACTTGGACGAGTCG GTGATGATTTTTGGTGCACGGACCCAGCTGGAGATCCAAACGGTACCTATTGGCTGCAAGGGTGTCACATGGTGCACTGTGCTTACAACAGCTTGTGGATGGGAAATTTCATACACCCAGATTGGGACATGTTCCAATCTGATCATGCTTGTGCCGAATTCCACGCTGCTTCTAGAGCCATTTCTGGTGGACCAATTTATGTAAGCGACTCTGTTGGAAAACACAACTTCAAGTTGCTTAAGAAGCTTGTTCTACCTGATGGCTCCATTTTGCGGTGTCAACATTATGCACTTCCCACCCGAGACTGCTTATTTGTAGATCCTTTACATGATGGGAAAACAATGCTCAAAATTTGGAACCTCAATAAA TGTTCCGGGGTTTTGGGTCTGTTCAATTGCCAAGGAGGAGGTTGGTGCCCTGTTACTAGGCGAAACAAGAGTAGCTCTGACTATTCACACTCCGTGACTTGCTTTGCAAGTCCTCAAGACATTGAATGGGGCAAAGGGAAGCACCCAGTTTGCATCAAAGGGGTGGACGTATTTGCTGTGTACATGTTTAAGGACGACAAGTTGAAGCTGCTGAAGTACACAGAGAGTGTAGAAGTTTCTCTTGAGCCTTTTAGTTGTGAGCTTTTGACCGTTTCTCCAGTGGTGATCTTACCCAGAAAATCAATCCAATTTGCCCCAATTGGATTGGTAAACATGCTCAACTCTGGGGGCTCTATTATGTCATTGGAATTTGATCAACAGGAAAATTTGGCGAGGATTGGGGTGAGAGGACATGGGGAAATGAGGGTATTTGCATCAGAGAAGCCAGAGAGTGTCAAGATTGATGGAGAATCTGTGGAATTTGATTATGTTGATAGAACCGTGAGGCTCCAAGTCTCGTGGCCTTGTTCTTCGAGGTTGTCCGTAGTCGAGTATTTGTTCTGA